One part of the Streptomyces ferrugineus genome encodes these proteins:
- a CDS encoding MarR family winged helix-turn-helix transcriptional regulator codes for MSRERQDLLSRSALGVFRLNGQFLAVAEELARPAGLTAAWWQVLGAVLGEPLPVSGVARAMGITRQSVQRIADLLVDRGLAEYRPNPAHRRAKLLAPTEQGRAAVSRIDPGHAAFADLLAEAVGEAELADAVRVLERLSKALDQIAVPVTEP; via the coding sequence GTGAGCCGCGAACGACAGGACCTGCTCAGCCGCAGCGCGCTCGGGGTCTTCAGGCTCAACGGCCAGTTCCTCGCGGTCGCCGAGGAACTGGCCAGGCCGGCCGGGCTGACGGCGGCCTGGTGGCAGGTGCTGGGCGCGGTGCTCGGCGAACCCCTCCCCGTCTCCGGCGTCGCCCGCGCCATGGGCATCACCCGGCAGAGCGTGCAGCGCATCGCCGACCTGCTGGTGGACAGGGGGCTCGCCGAGTACCGGCCCAACCCGGCCCACCGCCGCGCGAAGCTGCTCGCGCCGACGGAGCAGGGACGGGCGGCCGTCTCCCGTATCGACCCCGGCCACGCGGCCTTCGCGGATCTGCTGGCCGAGGCTGTCGGGGAGGCGGAACTCGCCGATGCCGTAAGGGTTCTGGAACGGTTGTCGAAGGCCCTCGACCAGATCGCCGTTCCTGTTACGGAACCGTAG
- a CDS encoding type 1 glutamine amidotransferase family protein, protein MTRKPVYLAVYDTLADWEPGHATAQLARAGYEIRTVGPTREPVTTVGGLRIQPDLALADVRPSDAALLILPGADLWDAGDELAPFARTARAFLDAGAPVAAICGATVGVAREGLLDERDHTSAVSFYLAATGYAGGERYVEADAVTDGGLVTAGPTEPVAFAREILRLLKVYDDAAVDAWYRLFHDSDAEAYAVLEKAGVL, encoded by the coding sequence ATGACTCGCAAACCCGTGTACCTCGCCGTCTACGACACCCTCGCCGACTGGGAGCCCGGCCACGCCACCGCGCAACTCGCCCGCGCCGGCTACGAGATCCGCACCGTCGGCCCCACCCGCGAACCCGTCACGACCGTCGGCGGCCTGCGCATCCAGCCCGACCTTGCCCTGGCCGACGTACGGCCCTCCGACGCGGCCCTGCTGATCCTCCCCGGCGCCGACCTCTGGGACGCGGGCGACGAACTCGCCCCCTTCGCCCGCACCGCCCGCGCCTTCCTGGACGCCGGAGCGCCGGTGGCCGCGATCTGCGGGGCGACGGTCGGCGTCGCGCGCGAGGGACTGCTCGACGAGCGGGACCACACCAGCGCGGTCTCCTTCTACCTGGCCGCGACCGGGTACGCCGGCGGCGAGCGGTATGTCGAGGCGGACGCCGTCACCGACGGTGGGCTCGTCACGGCCGGTCCCACCGAGCCGGTCGCCTTCGCCCGGGAGATCCTGCGGCTGCTGAAGGTGTACGACGACGCGGCCGTCGACGCCTGGTACCGGCTGTTCCACGACTCCGACGCCGAGGCGTACGCCGTCCTGGAGAAGGCCGGCGTGCTGTGA
- a CDS encoding aspartate aminotransferase family protein, protein MTPQPNPEVGAAVKAADRAHVFHSWSAQELIDPLAVAGARGSYFWDYDGRRYLDFTSGLVYTNIGYQHPKVVAAIQEQAARMTTFAPAFAVEARSEAARLIAERTPGDLDSIFFTNGGADAVEHAVRMARLHTGRPKVLSAYRSYHGGTQQAVNLTGDPRRWASDGGTAGVVHFWAPFLYRSRFYAETEEQECARALEHLETTIAFEGPSTIAAIILETIPGTAGIMIPPPGYLSGVRELCDKYGIVFVLDEVMAGFGRTGEWFAADLFDVTPDLMTFAKGVNSGYVPLGGVAISGAVAETFAKRPYPGGLTYSGHPLACAAAVATIEVMAEEGVVENAARLGADVVGPGLRELAERHPCVGEVRGVGMFWALELVKNRETREPLVPYNAAGEANAPMTAFGSTAKTAGLWPFVNMNRTHVVPPCNVSEAELKEGLAALDAALAVADEYTG, encoded by the coding sequence ATGACCCCTCAGCCGAATCCCGAGGTCGGCGCCGCCGTGAAGGCCGCGGACCGTGCGCATGTGTTCCACTCCTGGTCCGCGCAGGAGCTCATCGACCCGCTCGCCGTCGCCGGTGCGCGGGGGTCGTACTTCTGGGACTACGACGGCCGGCGCTATCTCGACTTCACCAGCGGACTCGTCTACACCAACATCGGCTACCAGCACCCGAAGGTCGTCGCCGCGATCCAGGAGCAGGCGGCGCGGATGACGACCTTCGCGCCGGCGTTCGCCGTCGAGGCGCGGTCGGAGGCGGCGCGGCTGATCGCCGAGCGGACGCCGGGTGACCTGGACAGCATCTTCTTCACCAACGGCGGCGCGGACGCCGTGGAACACGCGGTGCGGATGGCCCGGCTGCACACGGGCCGCCCGAAGGTGCTCTCGGCGTACCGCTCGTACCACGGCGGCACGCAGCAGGCCGTGAACCTCACCGGCGACCCGCGCCGCTGGGCCTCCGACGGCGGGACGGCCGGCGTGGTGCACTTCTGGGCGCCGTTCCTCTACCGCTCCCGCTTCTACGCCGAGACCGAGGAGCAGGAGTGCGCCCGGGCGCTGGAGCACCTGGAGACGACGATCGCCTTCGAGGGGCCGTCGACGATCGCCGCGATCATCCTGGAGACGATCCCAGGGACGGCGGGCATCATGATCCCGCCCCCCGGCTATCTCTCCGGCGTCCGGGAGCTCTGCGACAAGTACGGGATCGTCTTCGTCCTCGACGAGGTCATGGCGGGGTTCGGGCGGACCGGTGAGTGGTTCGCGGCGGACCTGTTCGATGTGACGCCGGACCTGATGACCTTCGCGAAGGGCGTGAACTCGGGGTATGTGCCGCTGGGCGGCGTGGCCATCTCGGGTGCCGTCGCCGAGACCTTCGCGAAGCGGCCGTACCCGGGCGGTCTGACGTACTCGGGCCATCCGCTGGCCTGCGCGGCCGCCGTCGCGACGATCGAGGTCATGGCCGAGGAGGGCGTGGTCGAGAACGCCGCGCGCCTGGGCGCCGACGTGGTCGGTCCGGGGCTGCGGGAGCTGGCCGAGCGGCACCCCTGCGTCGGCGAGGTGCGGGGCGTGGGCATGTTCTGGGCGCTCGAACTGGTCAAGAACCGGGAGACCCGCGAACCGCTGGTCCCCTACAACGCGGCCGGCGAGGCGAACGCCCCCATGACAGCGTTCGGCTCCACCGCGAAGACCGCCGGCCTGTGGCCGTTCGTGAACATGAACCGCACCCACGTGGTACCGCCGTGCAATGTCAGCGAGGCGGAACTGAAGGAAGGGCTGGCGGCGCTGGACGCCGCGCTGGCGGTGGCGGACGAGTACACGGGGTAG
- a CDS encoding GntR family transcriptional regulator yields MPGTSGNGSVTRSTLRQQIADALRDEVLAGRLQAGREFTVKEIAELYGVSATPVREALVDLSAQGLLEADQHRGFRVHEYSVEDYRGIVEARALVLDGMFQVLATDRARHRDPDDPRVHTAVVGVRRRAEEAQRAAIAGDLTVLIGYDLRFWRELAALFGNPYLADFLHRLRLQSWVCAVQHLRRLHDLRGHLWSRHTELVDALMRRDLPSARSIIAAHDADSLALIERLAAG; encoded by the coding sequence ATGCCCGGCACCAGCGGCAACGGCTCCGTGACGCGAAGTACCCTGCGCCAGCAGATCGCGGACGCGCTGCGGGACGAGGTACTGGCCGGGCGGCTCCAGGCGGGCCGGGAATTCACCGTGAAGGAGATCGCCGAGCTGTACGGCGTCTCCGCCACCCCGGTACGCGAGGCACTCGTCGACCTCTCCGCACAGGGCCTCCTGGAGGCCGACCAGCACCGCGGCTTCCGCGTCCACGAGTACTCCGTCGAGGACTACCGCGGCATCGTCGAGGCCCGCGCCCTGGTCCTCGACGGCATGTTCCAGGTCCTGGCCACCGACCGGGCGCGCCACCGCGACCCCGACGACCCCCGCGTCCACACCGCCGTCGTCGGCGTGCGCCGCCGCGCCGAGGAGGCCCAGCGCGCCGCCATCGCCGGCGACCTCACCGTGCTCATCGGCTACGACCTGCGCTTCTGGCGCGAGCTCGCCGCCCTCTTCGGCAACCCCTACCTCGCCGACTTCCTGCACCGGCTGCGCCTGCAGTCCTGGGTCTGCGCGGTCCAGCACCTGCGCCGCCTGCACGATCTACGCGGCCACCTGTGGTCCCGGCACACCGAACTGGTCGACGCCCTGATGCGCCGCGACCTGCCCTCCGCCCGTTCGATCATCGCCGCCCACGACGCGGACTCCCTCGCCCTGATCGAGCGGCTGGCGGCCGGATGA